The nucleotide window CTTTGCGCCACGGATTCGTATATAACATGCATGGTGAGTTTACTGGTGTCGTCGCTAAGTGTTTCGAACTCATAAACCTCCAGCTGAACACCAAAGGGCGTATTCTCCATTTCAAAGGTCCGGATGATTTTCCGGTCCGGAATCAGCTCATGGATCACACCATTGGCCCTCATGGCCACGTTTCCCTGAGCGTCCGGGGTTTCAATCTGCCAACTGCCGTACTTTTTGCTCTCCAGCTTTAATACTTTCGTGCACATCCATTGCTCCACAATATCAGCTTCTACATACGCCCTGAAAAGTAAATCTACCGGCAAATCAAACTCTCTGGTAATCACTAGGTCGAGTCTGCCGTCTTCGGCATTGACTTTGGTCTTTTGTTCCATGCTATTTTTTTGTTTTGTAGGTTTTCATGATGGCTTCCAGTTTATTAAACCTGTCATCCCACATTTTGCGGAAGGGTTCTATAAAATCGGCTACTTCTTTCATTTTTTTTGCATTGAGGTGATAATAAATTTCCCTTCCGTTCTGCTCCTGTTCCAGTAACTCACATTCCGTGAGTATTTGCAGATGCTTGGAAATGGTCGGCCTTGCCGTATCAAAATTAGAGGCTATTGCCCCTGCTGTCAGGGCCTGCGAAGCAACCAACAATAGTATAGCCCTTCTTGTCGGGTCTGCTATCGCTTGAAATACATCTCTTCTTAAATTCATTGCGTAGCTATTTGACTACAAATATATACGTAGCCATTTAACTACACAAATTTTTCTTCAGAAATTTTATAATAAAATTTAATCATATTGATTATGAATTAGTTAAAAGAAACACGATGACAAAAAAAATGACAAGTCAATTATTTTTGACTTGTCATTTAATACTTTTCGATAGTAGTATTATTACCGCTTCACCACTCTGGAGGCCACATAAGCAAACAGCCCCTGCACCAGACCGGAAACAGCGCCCACTACCGGCCCCATCATCAGCATCATTAACCGCGGACTATCCGGCATCGGCATTTTCGCCATCATTTCTGCTTCCTCCAGATGCCAGGACAGGTAAGTTTTATATAACAGTATATGCACTCCCGTTATCCATACACAGTTAAAAAGACTCAGCATAAATCCGTGCAGAAAAAACTTCGAGGTACAATACTTCGCGATGAAATAAGCGCAGATAATAAAAATAGCAATCCAGCAAAAAGGCTCCACTTTGGAAGGAATAAAATAAACAGTGCCCAGCGCCATCGCCAGACCGAAAAATGATAACTTAAAAATTAAGCTCCAATTCATATGTAACAGTTTAGGTTTGTCTCAACAGGAAATGCCCGTTCTTCACAGGACTCAGTAGTGATTCCGGCACTAAATATACATATATTCGTCTTAAATGAAATATACCTTTCTGAAGGTCTGTTATTATCCGCTACCACCCATTGGATAACATCTGTTATCCCAACGTAAACGTATATACAAAACATCTGGACAGCCTGTATGACCATTACAGCGGATCCACGCTTTAATGCGCTTTTGGTTTTAATTGGATTACGAAGTATCTTTAGAATCTCAACTGGCACTAAGCACTATAGAATTCGTCATAAATCCCCAAAAGATTTAAAGAAGCAGCTTCTCTTATTTGCATAACACGACATAATCGTAAGACCAATGTCTGGTGATAACCATTCTCCTGTAAAACCGGCATCGTTTCTCAGCAGTATGATGGATAATACTACAGAAACGAAATCCAATGCCATTGATATTCCTAAAATATCGCTGCCCAAAGGCGGAGGCGCATTAAAGAATATTGATGAAAAATTTACGGTAAACCCCTCCAACGGTACGGCTTCCCTATCGATACCACTACCTTTCTCTCCTAACCGCAACGGGTTTACCCCTCAGCTGTCACTTATCTATAATTCCGGTACCGGTAACAGTCTTTTTGGTATCGGCTGGAACCTGCCACTGACAGCCATCCAGCGGAGCACCGATAAAAAACTGCCACAGTATGCAGATACAACAGACGTAAATCTTATTGAACAGGAAGATTCTTTTATGCTGTCCGGCATGGAAGAATTAGTGGCAGTAACAGATAAGGATAACGCTATTGTACAATCCACTCACAATGGCTTTATCGTACGGGAGTACCGTCCACGCATCGAAAGCGGCTTTTCCCGCATCGAACGCATATATCATCCCGACAAAGGCTACTACTGGCGGGTAACTTCCAGAGAGAATATCACTACCTGGTTTGGATACAGCCCTGCCTGTCGCCTTGCTGATCCTGCCCACCCGGAGCGGATTTTTTCCTGGCTTCCGGAACTTAGCTACGACAACAAGGGAAGCTGGATATTATATACCTATAAGGCTGAAGATCTCAATGGTGTTACGAATGAAGTATATGAACGGAACCGGTTTAACAAGCAGGCATTATTCGTCAACCAGCACCTCAGCTCAGTGCAATACGGTAATACAACCGCCTACTACCCCGATCCCAACCAGCCTTATGATGTACAGTTACCACAGGACATGAGTTGCTGTTTCGAACTATTGCTGGATTATGGTGAGTATAACACATTGACTCCTCAACCAGGAAACGTACAGCCCTGGCCATCCCGCAAAGATCCTTATTCCTCCTTCCGTGCAGGCTTTGAGACAAGGACCTACCGTTTATGCAAACGGGCACTGATGTTCCATCATTTTCCGGATTTAAACGGTGGCGCACCTACGCTGGTGCGTTCCCTGGACTTTGATTATACACCATCTGCCACACAGGTAAATGAAACAAACCTCCCTGTGGAAGTTACCTTTCTTTCTGCTAACCAGCCCCAGCAACTCAACAGATAAGATAAAAGATCAGGGAGACAAAACAGCCAACGATATCAAGCCATTGGAATACTACGAAATAAAAATGGCCTGGAGTGAATACCGGAATGGAAAATGGACACAGAAACAGGTCAGCAAGGAAGGTGCCACCACCAATAATATTGATCCCAGCCACGATCTGCCCTACTTTAAATTTGTACCATTCATCTCCAATGACAACGTATTGATCAGTGTTGATGATTACCTGGACAGCGATGGCGGCTTTCTCAACACCTTCAGGTTTGAAGGCAGCAAACTGGTTCTCGACAGCACCACCCATAACGCCAGCTCTGGTGTCCCCATTAATTATTTCAACAAAACAAATACCTATTCACTCCAGACCTGGCAGTTTAACAATGATATCAGAACCAATCATACCTTATCTTTCGATGATCAGATATCTAAAACAACCATCAGTCATTTCTTCACTTTCCACGGAACGAATTTTTATCATCCGTATGCACATCAGTTATTAGGCCTCATTAACAGTGCGGAACTCAACAATTTCTTTTCATTCAATGTAAAAGGCATACTCACACAATCTGATAAAGAAGATGCATTTGGCGCCGGTGTTGATTCGATTGGCACAAGAACCTATCACGAACTAAAACGGCCCTATTCACTTTACAACTGGGAGTTGTTTTTCCATGCACCGATGATGCTGGCCAATGCACTGAGCAAGGCCCAGCAATTTGAAGAAGCGATGAAATGGTATCATTATGTATTTAACCCTATGGCTGAAGGCACCAGTGATAAAAGATGCTGGGAGTTCAGTCCGTTCAGGGAAATAGATGCTACCCATATCCTGGAAAAAATATTTAATCTCTTAAAGCCCAACACCGCTGATGCAGCCATCTCAGAATGGCGCAACAACCCCTACATGCCGCATCTGGTGGCCCGTAGCCGTCCTGTTGCGTACATGAAATGGGTAGTGATGAAATACCTGGATAACCTGATCGCATGGGGTGATTATCTGTTCCGTCAGGATTCGATTGAATCCATTAATCAGGCTACACAGCTGTATGTGCTGGCAGGGCATATCCTGAGGCCCCGTCCCCAACTGATACCTAAGAGAGGGACCATACAGCCACAGACATATCTGTCGATGCTGGGCAAATGGGATGCTTTCTCCAATGCGGCCACAGAGCTGGGACTGGCGGCACCCTACAGTAGCCAGATTGACCAGCCCTTTGTCCTGACCGGCGGCGGAAAGGAAATAGCGTTTGCCAACATCTTCGGATTTGCCAGCGCATTGTATTTCTGCATCCCGTCAAACCCACAACTGATGGGATATTGGGATACGCTGGCAGATCGTTTGTATAAGATCAGGCATTGCGAAAATATAGAAGGTGTATT belongs to Chitinophaga sp. HK235 and includes:
- a CDS encoding SpvB/TcaC N-terminal domain-containing protein, which encodes MSGDNHSPVKPASFLSSMMDNTTETKSNAIDIPKISLPKGGGALKNIDEKFTVNPSNGTASLSIPLPFSPNRNGFTPQLSLIYNSGTGNSLFGIGWNLPLTAIQRSTDKKLPQYADTTDVNLIEQEDSFMLSGMEELVAVTDKDNAIVQSTHNGFIVREYRPRIESGFSRIERIYHPDKGYYWRVTSRENITTWFGYSPACRLADPAHPERIFSWLPELSYDNKGSWILYTYKAEDLNGVTNEVYERNRFNKQALFVNQHLSSVQYGNTTAYYPDPNQPYDVQLPQDMSCCFELLLDYGEYNTLTPQPGNVQPWPSRKDPYSSFRAGFETRTYRLCKRALMFHHFPDLNGGAPTLVRSLDFDYTPSATQVNETNLPVEVTFLSANQPQQLNR
- a CDS encoding helix-turn-helix transcriptional regulator; protein product: MNLRRDVFQAIADPTRRAILLLVASQALTAGAIASNFDTARPTISKHLQILTECELLEQEQNGREIYYHLNAKKMKEVADFIEPFRKMWDDRFNKLEAIMKTYKTKK
- a CDS encoding SRPBCC domain-containing protein → MEQKTKVNAEDGRLDLVITREFDLPVDLLFRAYVEADIVEQWMCTKVLKLESKKYGSWQIETPDAQGNVAMRANGVIHELIPDRKIIRTFEMENTPFGVQLEVYEFETLSDDTSKLTMHVIYESVAQRDQVLKMPFKQGINIAHKRLEEALHKLK
- a CDS encoding neuraminidase-like domain-containing protein; translation: MKQTSLWKLPFFLLTSPSNSTDKIKDQGDKTANDIKPLEYYEIKMAWSEYRNGKWTQKQVSKEGATTNNIDPSHDLPYFKFVPFISNDNVLISVDDYLDSDGGFLNTFRFEGSKLVLDSTTHNASSGVPINYFNKTNTYSLQTWQFNNDIRTNHTLSFDDQISKTTISHFFTFHGTNFYHPYAHQLLGLINSAELNNFFSFNVKGILTQSDKEDAFGAGVDSIGTRTYHELKRPYSLYNWELFFHAPMMLANALSKAQQFEEAMKWYHYVFNPMAEGTSDKRCWEFSPFREIDATHILEKIFNLLKPNTADAAISEWRNNPYMPHLVARSRPVAYMKWVVMKYLDNLIAWGDYLFRQDSIESINQATQLYVLAGHILRPRPQLIPKRGTIQPQTYLSMLGKWDAFSNAATELGLAAPYSSQIDQPFVLTGGGKEIAFANIFGFASALYFCIPSNPQLMGYWDTLADRLYKIRHCENIEGVFRILPLFQPPIDPGLLVKAVAQGLSIASVLNDLNTPMPNYRFYYLLQKALELCGELKSMGGAMLNAMEKKTMKPSPRSVAGTKASCTIFRWK